From Cellulophaga lytica DSM 7489, a single genomic window includes:
- a CDS encoding trans-sulfuration enzyme family protein, with protein sequence MKQSKAGLNTICTHTGEVEDKQFKGAVSPLYMSSSYAFEGVDVKRYPRYFNTPNQEALCKKVAALEHTEAGLIFGSGMAAVSTSLMAFLHAGDHIVLQKTLYGGTYNLIEEEFAKFGIEYSLTDGLKPEDFEAKIKKNTKVIYIETPSNPLLTITDLKAVALLAKKHNLVSMIDNTFASPVNQNPIDFGIDVVIHSATKYMGGHSDICAGAVASSAKNMDKIFQLAKNFGGSLSDYTVWLLERSMKTMGIRVKAQNENAQKMAEYLHQNKNVEKVYYPGLQSHPDHELAKSQMKGFGGMLSFELKNDIDAMDFQNALQLIKPSMSLAGVESTVLSPTLTSHSLLSAEEREKQGIKDGLIRFSVGIEEVEDLIVDIEQALAKVK encoded by the coding sequence ATGAAGCAATCTAAGGCAGGTTTAAATACAATTTGTACACACACAGGAGAGGTAGAGGATAAGCAGTTTAAAGGAGCAGTGTCTCCATTATATATGAGTTCTTCTTACGCTTTTGAAGGTGTAGATGTAAAAAGATATCCAAGGTATTTTAATACTCCAAACCAAGAAGCCTTATGTAAAAAAGTTGCAGCATTAGAACATACAGAAGCAGGATTAATTTTTGGAAGCGGAATGGCAGCGGTAAGCACATCATTAATGGCTTTTTTACACGCTGGAGATCATATTGTTTTGCAAAAAACATTATATGGAGGTACTTATAATTTAATTGAAGAAGAGTTTGCTAAGTTTGGAATAGAATACTCTTTAACAGACGGCTTAAAACCTGAAGATTTTGAAGCTAAAATTAAAAAAAATACCAAGGTTATTTATATAGAAACACCATCTAACCCTTTACTAACTATTACAGATTTAAAAGCTGTTGCTTTATTGGCTAAAAAGCATAATTTGGTTTCTATGATAGATAATACATTTGCTAGTCCTGTTAATCAAAATCCAATAGATTTTGGTATTGACGTTGTAATACACAGTGCTACTAAATATATGGGCGGACATTCAGACATTTGTGCAGGTGCTGTAGCATCATCAGCTAAAAATATGGATAAGATTTTTCAGCTAGCTAAAAATTTTGGAGGTAGTTTAAGTGATTATACAGTATGGTTGTTAGAGCGTAGTATGAAAACTATGGGAATACGAGTAAAAGCACAAAATGAAAATGCACAAAAAATGGCAGAATATCTACATCAAAATAAAAATGTAGAAAAGGTGTATTATCCAGGTTTACAGTCGCATCCAGATCATGAGCTAGCAAAGTCTCAAATGAAAGGTTTTGGAGGTATGTTATCTTTTGAGCTTAAGAACGACATAGATGCTATGGATTTCCAAAATGCATTACAACTTATAAAGCCATCTATGAGTTTAGCGGGTGTAGAGAGTACAGTGTTATCTCCAACCTTAACATCCCATTCATTATTAAGTGCAGAGGAAAGAGAAAAACAAG
- the ccsA gene encoding cytochrome c biogenesis protein CcsA, whose protein sequence is MINLIKKFFFSTRLMSFLFIAFATAMAFGTFIESWYSTDTARIWIYNTVWFEAIMVFFVINFIGNIARYNLLRKEKWAVLLLHLSWIFIIIGAFVTRYISYEGMMPIREGETENVFFSDKTYISTIVYGEKDGVKMQKKSEYPILVTAEALKSDLPIHTNFDKTEYTIAYAGFIDGAKEGLIIGDEGKNFLKIVESSSGGRHDHYLEEGVVQSIHNVLFALNKPTEGAINITATDSSYTIQSPFEGTFMRMADRLEGGVKKDTVQKLQLRSLYQMANMQFVMPDSLVKGKNGIIRIPDEERTENMPDALILDVTVNGNTVRKKLLGSKGMMQYSDPFKIGDLEFRMSYGSKIHELPFAIKLNDFIAEKYPGTEKGYASFMSKVTIEDEKPFDYDIFMNHILDHRGYRFFQASFDPDELGTRLSVNHDQWGTWITYIGYFMLYAGLMGIMFFGKTRFKDLGASLNKIKAKKAKLTSVLILGALLSLTSQSVNAQDHSPGDGHNHSAVPSPEVVDSIILATAVPKEHAEEFGKLVIQDEGGRMKPINTFTSELLRKLSLKDKYLGLTSDQVFLSMMSNQQLWANAHIIAIDKKGYNDSIRKVIGVPAGQRYATLMDFFDEKQSYKLDPFLVEATATNNPNKFQQDYKDVNIRLGLLNRALSGEILKIFPLLGVDNNKWISALEYRSNNGQFPVQEELYDNFIKNAIPYYLLELQKARESEDYTKADTMLAGLKQNQINHGKEVLPSDRKIEIEVVYNKLNIFNVLYKSYAVVGLLLFFILVFQIFKDRSIWRVAVYFFKGTIYLLFIWHTAGLILRWYISGHAPWSDAYESIIYVAWATLGMGLLFARKSNLTIAAATFVTAMLLWIAHQNWVDPSISNLVPVLDSYWLMIHVAVIVGSYGPLTVGMILGVTSLILIILTNKKNKARMDLNLKELTIINELVLTTGLVMLTIGNFLGGMWANESWGRYWGWDPKETWALISIMIYAFVVHMRIVPGLRGRWLFNFASIVAFASIMMTYFGVNFYLAGLHSYASGAQVITPMFIWYTAAGVAILGAISYWRYKVNYSK, encoded by the coding sequence ATGATAAATTTAATTAAGAAGTTCTTTTTTTCTACACGTTTAATGTCATTTTTATTCATAGCATTTGCTACCGCAATGGCTTTTGGGACATTTATTGAAAGCTGGTATAGCACTGATACAGCAAGAATATGGATTTACAACACAGTTTGGTTTGAGGCTATTATGGTCTTTTTTGTAATTAATTTTATAGGAAACATAGCTAGATACAACTTGTTACGTAAAGAAAAATGGGCAGTATTATTATTACACCTTTCTTGGATTTTTATTATTATTGGTGCTTTTGTAACTAGGTATATTAGTTATGAAGGAATGATGCCTATACGTGAAGGTGAAACAGAAAACGTATTCTTTTCAGATAAAACATACATCTCTACAATTGTGTATGGTGAAAAAGATGGTGTAAAAATGCAAAAAAAGAGTGAATATCCTATTCTTGTTACAGCAGAAGCATTAAAATCTGACTTACCAATACACACTAATTTTGATAAAACGGAATATACTATAGCATATGCTGGTTTTATAGATGGTGCTAAAGAAGGTTTAATAATTGGAGATGAAGGAAAAAACTTTTTAAAAATAGTAGAATCTAGTAGTGGTGGACGCCATGATCATTATTTAGAAGAAGGTGTAGTGCAAAGTATACACAATGTGTTATTTGCTTTAAATAAGCCTACAGAAGGAGCTATTAATATTACTGCAACAGACTCTAGTTATACAATACAATCTCCTTTTGAAGGGACATTTATGCGTATGGCAGACAGGTTAGAAGGTGGTGTTAAAAAAGATACAGTACAAAAACTACAATTGCGTTCTTTATACCAAATGGCAAATATGCAGTTTGTTATGCCAGATTCTTTGGTTAAAGGTAAAAACGGAATTATACGTATTCCAGACGAAGAGCGTACAGAAAATATGCCAGATGCGCTAATTTTAGATGTTACTGTAAATGGCAATACTGTACGTAAAAAACTATTAGGATCTAAAGGAATGATGCAGTATTCTGATCCGTTTAAAATTGGCGATTTAGAATTTAGAATGTCTTACGGATCTAAAATTCATGAGTTGCCTTTTGCTATTAAATTAAATGATTTTATAGCTGAAAAGTATCCTGGTACAGAAAAAGGTTATGCATCTTTTATGAGTAAGGTAACTATTGAAGATGAAAAACCTTTTGACTATGATATTTTTATGAATCATATATTAGACCATAGAGGTTATCGTTTTTTTCAAGCTAGTTTTGATCCTGATGAGTTAGGAACAAGGTTATCAGTTAATCATGACCAATGGGGAACTTGGATTACTTATATTGGTTATTTTATGTTATATGCAGGTTTAATGGGGATTATGTTTTTTGGAAAAACAAGGTTTAAAGATTTAGGAGCTTCTTTAAATAAAATTAAAGCTAAAAAAGCAAAACTTACATCTGTTTTAATTTTAGGTGCTTTATTAAGTTTAACTTCTCAAAGTGTAAATGCACAAGATCATAGTCCTGGTGATGGCCATAATCACTCAGCTGTACCAAGTCCAGAGGTTGTAGACTCTATTATTTTAGCAACTGCGGTACCTAAAGAACATGCAGAGGAATTTGGTAAGCTAGTAATACAAGATGAAGGTGGGCGTATGAAACCTATAAACACTTTTACATCAGAGCTATTACGTAAGCTAAGTTTAAAAGATAAGTATTTAGGCTTAACATCAGATCAAGTGTTTTTATCAATGATGTCTAACCAACAATTGTGGGCTAATGCACACATTATTGCTATTGATAAAAAAGGATATAATGATAGTATACGTAAAGTTATAGGTGTGCCAGCTGGGCAACGATATGCAACTTTAATGGACTTTTTTGATGAAAAGCAAAGTTACAAGTTAGATCCGTTTTTGGTAGAAGCTACTGCAACTAATAACCCTAATAAATTTCAGCAAGATTATAAAGATGTTAATATTAGATTAGGGCTTTTAAACAGAGCTTTAAGTGGAGAAATTTTAAAGATTTTTCCGTTACTAGGTGTAGATAATAATAAATGGATATCTGCTTTAGAGTATAGAAGTAATAATGGTCAGTTTCCTGTGCAAGAAGAATTGTACGATAATTTTATAAAAAATGCTATACCTTATTATTTATTAGAATTGCAAAAAGCAAGAGAATCTGAAGATTATACAAAAGCTGATACAATGTTAGCTGGTTTAAAACAAAATCAAATAAACCACGGAAAAGAAGTATTACCATCAGACAGAAAAATAGAAATAGAGGTAGTGTACAATAAGCTAAATATTTTTAATGTCCTATATAAGTCTTATGCGGTTGTAGGCTTGTTGTTGTTCTTTATTCTTGTTTTTCAAATTTTTAAAGACCGTAGTATTTGGCGTGTGGCTGTGTACTTTTTTAAAGGAACAATATACTTATTGTTTATATGGCATACGGCAGGCTTAATTTTGCGTTGGTATATTTCTGGGCACGCTCCTTGGAGTGATGCTTATGAGAGTATTATTTATGTGGCTTGGGCAACCTTAGGAATGGGTTTACTGTTTGCGCGTAAAAGTAATTTAACTATTGCCGCAGCTACATTTGTAACCGCAATGTTGTTATGGATAGCACACCAAAACTGGGTAGATCCATCTATATCTAACCTAGTGCCTGTATTAGATAGTTATTGGTTAATGATACACGTTGCTGTAATTGTGGGTAGTTACGGCCCTTTAACTGTGGGGATGATTCTAGGTGTTACATCGTTAATTTTAATAATACTAACAAATAAAAAGAACAAAGCTCGTATGGATCTTAACTTAAAAGAGTTAACTATAATTAATGAGCTTGTTTTAACAACAGGACTTGTTATGCTTACTATAGGAAACTTTTTAGGCGGTATGTGGGCAAATGAAAGTTGGGGACGTTATTGGGGCTGGGATCCTAAAGAAACTTGGGCCTTAATATCTATTATGATTTATGCGTTTGTTGTGCATATGAGAATTGTACCTGGCTTGCGCGGCAGATGGTTATTTAATTTTGCTAGTATAGTAGCTTTTGCAAGTATTATGATGACATATTTTGGGGTAAACTTTTACTTAGCAGGTTTGCATAGTTATGCTAGTGGTGCACAGGTAATTACCCCAATGTTTATATGGTATACAGCAGCAGGTGTAGCAATACTTGGCGCAATAAGTTACTGGAGGTATAAAGTAAACTATTCTAAGTAG
- a CDS encoding group III truncated hemoglobin has translation MKKLELTTKENVFLLVSSFYGKIRKDETLGPIFNGIITDWDHHLQHLTNFWSNQLFIERGTYKGNPIAVHNKVDNYTNNTINEMHFGIWLNYWLETLDELFEGDNVNIAKNRARNMGSNIHIHIFNARQNTSS, from the coding sequence ATGAAAAAACTTGAGCTCACAACCAAAGAGAATGTATTTTTATTAGTTTCATCTTTTTATGGTAAAATACGCAAAGATGAAACTTTAGGTCCTATTTTTAATGGTATAATAACAGATTGGGATCACCATTTACAGCATCTTACTAATTTTTGGAGCAATCAGTTATTTATAGAGCGTGGTACTTATAAAGGTAACCCTATAGCGGTACACAATAAAGTAGATAATTACACCAATAATACAATTAACGAAATGCATTTTGGTATCTGGTTAAATTATTGGTTAGAAACGTTAGATGAACTTTTTGAAGGAGACAATGTTAATATAGCTAAAAACAGAGCTCGTAATATGGGGTCTAATATTCACATTCATATTTTTAACGCTAGACAAAACACTAGTTCATAA
- a CDS encoding Rossmann-like and DUF2520 domain-containing protein produces the protein MISVVIIGIGNIGTHLYTAFNKLSNVTVTMLYNRTEKALLPFKNEVNTTTDFTKLPNANVYIIATADDSIAKVSTQLQLQNKLVVHTSGSVPISVLNDKNRKGSFYPLQTFSKGAIVDFKSIPVCIEAENKTDEALLLQLAESVSNSVHKISSEQRKSIHLAAVFVNNFSNHMYQIGQEICEENKVPFSILSPLIQETVAKLNTLSPYNAQTGPAKRNDIGTMQRHITELTNNTHKEIYSVISKSITNTYGKKL, from the coding sequence ATGATTAGCGTAGTAATTATAGGAATAGGGAATATTGGCACACATTTATATACTGCCTTTAACAAGTTAAGCAATGTTACCGTTACAATGCTATACAACCGCACAGAAAAAGCATTATTGCCTTTTAAAAATGAGGTAAATACAACTACTGATTTTACAAAATTACCAAACGCTAATGTATACATTATTGCAACTGCTGATGATAGTATTGCTAAAGTATCTACACAATTACAACTGCAAAACAAATTAGTTGTACACACTTCTGGCAGTGTACCAATAAGCGTTTTAAATGATAAAAACCGCAAAGGATCTTTTTACCCATTACAAACCTTTAGCAAAGGAGCTATTGTAGATTTTAAAAGCATTCCTGTTTGTATAGAAGCAGAAAATAAGACTGATGAAGCCTTACTTCTTCAACTAGCAGAAAGTGTTTCTAACAGTGTACATAAAATATCATCGGAACAACGAAAATCCATACATTTGGCTGCGGTTTTTGTAAATAATTTTAGCAATCATATGTACCAAATTGGGCAAGAGATTTGTGAAGAAAACAAAGTTCCTTTCTCAATTTTATCACCTTTAATACAAGAAACCGTTGCAAAACTAAATACCTTATCTCCTTACAATGCACAAACAGGACCTGCAAAACGTAATGATATTGGTACAATGCAACGCCATATAACAGAACTAACTAACAATACGCATAAAGAAATATACAGCGTTATAAGCAAATCTATTACCAATACTTATGGAAAAAAGTTATAA
- a CDS encoding KdsC family phosphatase has protein sequence MEKSYKEYLHNITTFVFDVDGVFTDGSVLITENGELLRKMNVKDGYALKTAIQKGFNVCIISGGTSEGVRTRFKGLGVKDIYLGAHLKIEPIKEYLSTNNIDPKNVLYMGDDMPDVPPMKLVGMPTCPQDAIPEIKAVSKYISQKNGGNGCARDVIEQVLKAQGKWNDNYSAKND, from the coding sequence ATGGAAAAAAGTTATAAAGAATACCTACACAATATTACCACTTTTGTTTTTGATGTAGATGGCGTTTTTACAGACGGATCTGTACTTATTACAGAAAACGGAGAATTACTACGTAAAATGAATGTTAAAGATGGTTACGCACTAAAAACCGCAATACAAAAAGGCTTTAATGTTTGTATAATTTCTGGCGGTACTAGCGAAGGTGTACGTACTAGATTTAAAGGTTTAGGCGTTAAAGATATTTACTTAGGCGCTCACCTAAAAATAGAACCTATAAAAGAGTACTTATCTACTAATAATATAGATCCTAAAAATGTTTTGTATATGGGTGATGATATGCCAGATGTTCCTCCTATGAAACTTGTTGGTATGCCTACTTGTCCGCAAGATGCTATACCTGAAATTAAAGCCGTAAGTAAGTATATTTCTCAAAAAAACGGAGGTAATGGTTGTGCCAGAGATGTTATTGAGCAGGTTTTAAAAGCACAAGGCAAGTGGAATGATAATTATAGCGCTAAAAACGACTAA
- a CDS encoding Maf-like protein, with amino-acid sequence MLSEKLKDYNIILASGSPRRHQFFKELDINFKVDVRPIEEVFPNHLKAEEITNYLAALKAEPFKASLQEKDILITSDTIVWHNNEQLGKPKDAADAIKMLTKLSDSWHQVATSVCFTSKNKQITESHITKVKFKALSLEEITYYVENYKPLDKAGAYGIQEWIGLIAIEEIIGSYPNVVGLPTHLVYKTLLTIANA; translated from the coding sequence ATGCTTTCTGAAAAACTAAAAGATTACAACATTATATTGGCTTCTGGCTCTCCTAGAAGGCATCAGTTTTTTAAAGAATTAGATATTAACTTTAAAGTTGATGTTAGACCTATTGAAGAGGTTTTTCCTAATCATTTAAAAGCCGAAGAAATTACAAATTATTTAGCTGCACTAAAAGCTGAACCATTTAAGGCATCTCTCCAAGAAAAAGATATTTTAATAACATCAGACACCATTGTTTGGCATAATAACGAGCAATTAGGAAAACCAAAAGATGCTGCAGATGCTATTAAAATGCTTACAAAATTGTCTGACTCTTGGCACCAAGTAGCTACATCTGTCTGTTTCACATCAAAAAACAAACAAATTACAGAAAGTCATATTACTAAAGTAAAATTTAAAGCACTTAGCTTAGAAGAAATTACATATTACGTAGAAAACTATAAACCACTAGATAAAGCTGGTGCTTACGGTATACAAGAGTGGATTGGCCTAATTGCCATTGAAGAAATTATTGGCTCCTACCCTAACGTTGTTGGCCTACCTACGCATTTAGTTTATAAAACTTTGTTAACTATAGCAAATGCATAA
- a CDS encoding mechanosensitive ion channel domain-containing protein has product MNEFIDTHQQQLINSLICFIAFFIIRYLTAKAIHKIGRISDINRVRTKLIIRYITILFMAISFIVIVYIWQVNFEDLGIIFSSVFAVLGVALFASWSILSNITAGVILFFSFPFKIGDRIKILDGDFAEEVDILDIKAYHIYLKKDNGELLTYPNNLLLQKGVVLINRDDNDDTTEGDYI; this is encoded by the coding sequence ATGAATGAATTTATAGACACACACCAACAACAACTTATTAATAGCTTAATTTGTTTTATTGCCTTTTTTATTATTCGCTACCTAACTGCTAAAGCAATACATAAAATAGGAAGAATAAGCGACATTAACAGAGTGCGCACCAAGTTAATTATTAGATATATAACCATATTATTTATGGCTATAAGCTTTATAGTTATTGTTTACATTTGGCAAGTAAATTTTGAAGATCTTGGAATTATTTTTTCATCTGTATTTGCCGTATTAGGTGTTGCATTATTTGCATCATGGTCTATATTAAGTAATATTACTGCTGGCGTTATTTTATTTTTCTCTTTCCCTTTTAAAATAGGAGATCGTATAAAAATACTAGATGGAGATTTTGCTGAAGAAGTAGACATTTTAGACATTAAGGCTTACCATATTTACCTTAAAAAAGACAACGGGGAACTCCTTACCTACCCAAACAATTTACTTTTACAAAAAGGTGTTGTACTTATTAATAGAGATGATAATGACGATACTACAGAAGGAGATTACATTTAA
- a CDS encoding magnesium and cobalt transport protein CorA, translating to MKRKNRRKVNPYSDKKSFNIEEFKANSSLITYSKESYHLLKGEELNQISITKDTSVISWLNIYGFQHSQAVRKIIADNNMDEFLINLVIDNNHRNKVIELDDCFFLTLKSPYYSSESNETKFEQMVFVVGETYVWSIQEVEGDHFQHLRERIEKNLGIIRKKGADYLFYLLMEAIIDNYYIAYDKLTEANIGLDNLNETKPTPEFALKVENNKRQLNQIKRMTISIKDAINQLENIDCFEFDIKYFIEIKEQIGLMSDEIDFNLNQLDSTLNLMFSIQNHRLNEVMKTLTIFSVIFIPLTFLAGIYGMNFKNMPELQTEYGYFILLGVMVLVSIVSIIFIKRKKWFS from the coding sequence ATGAAAAGAAAAAACAGGCGTAAAGTAAATCCGTATTCTGATAAAAAAAGTTTTAATATTGAAGAGTTTAAAGCAAATTCATCTTTAATAACCTACTCTAAAGAAAGTTATCATTTATTAAAAGGAGAAGAATTAAATCAAATATCTATAACAAAAGATACCTCTGTTATTTCTTGGTTAAACATCTATGGTTTTCAGCATTCGCAAGCTGTACGCAAAATAATTGCAGACAATAATATGGATGAATTTTTAATAAACCTTGTTATAGATAACAACCATAGAAATAAAGTAATAGAACTAGATGATTGCTTTTTTTTAACATTAAAATCTCCTTATTATTCTTCAGAAAGTAACGAAACAAAGTTTGAGCAAATGGTTTTTGTTGTTGGCGAAACCTACGTTTGGAGCATACAAGAGGTAGAAGGAGATCATTTTCAACATTTAAGAGAACGTATAGAAAAAAACCTAGGTATTATTAGAAAAAAAGGTGCAGACTACCTGTTTTACCTACTAATGGAAGCTATAATAGACAATTATTACATTGCTTATGATAAACTTACCGAAGCTAATATTGGTCTAGACAATTTAAATGAAACCAAACCAACACCTGAGTTTGCTTTAAAAGTTGAAAACAACAAAAGACAACTTAACCAAATTAAAAGAATGACTATTAGCATTAAAGATGCTATAAACCAACTAGAAAATATTGATTGTTTTGAGTTTGACATAAAGTATTTTATAGAAATTAAAGAACAAATTGGTTTAATGAGTGATGAAATTGATTTTAACCTAAACCAATTAGATAGCACTTTAAACCTAATGTTTAGTATACAAAACCATAGGTTAAACGAGGTAATGAAAACCTTAACTATATTTTCTGTAATTTTTATTCCGCTTACTTTTTTAGCTGGCATTTACGGTATGAACTTTAAAAATATGCCAGAACTACAAACTGAATATGGCTATTTTATATTATTAGGTGTTATGGTTTTGGTGTCTATAGTATCTATAATATTCATCAAAAGAAAAAAATGGTTTTCATAA
- a CDS encoding PIG-L family deacetylase produces MRQLLVSCVISLLCINLGFSQAPKKNSSTEIYHSLQKLNFLGSALYIAAHPDDENTRLISYLSNNVKAKTAYLSLTRGDGGQNLIGPEIREQLGVLRTQELLGARSKDGGEQFFSRANDFGYSKHPDETLAIWNKKEVLGDVVQIIRQYKPDVIINRFNHRTPGTTHGHHTTSAMLSVEAFDLVNDANAYPEQLKLTETWQPKRMFFNTSWWFYGSEEAFNKADKSKLMKLDVGVFYPILGVSNNEIAALASSQHLCQGFGRISTRGSQDEYIELLKGDMPKGDDIFEGINTTWSRIDGGDAIGKILNKVEENFNFKNPSSHLPELIEAYKLLQKSTDKHWKNIKSKELENIITAVAGLYLEANANYTNSTPSGNFKVSIEALNRSTANIVLKSVNVGTTTLTPNILLENNTKENLTLDVAVPENTKYTSPYWLMEKGTLGMYTVKDKKLIGKPETPRAFNADFELSINNYTLTITKPVVYHYSKPDKGELYRPFEVLPEASVGIKDKVIIFSDESSKQIPVTVKALADDISGEIELTFSKGWKVANAKQNFNIKKRGDSKTIIFTVTPPNSESEGSILPVVKINGKELNKELVVISYDHIPTQSVLLPSEAKVVRLDIKKTGKNIGYITGAGDKIPESLEQIGYNVSIIDPNNINTASLKGFDAIVVGIRAYNVVDQLKFKQHFLLDYVKNGGNLVIQYNTAGRSKLGVDNIAPYPLELSRDRVTNEFAEVTILAKDHPVVNTPNKITPNDFNNWVQERGLYFPNKWGKEFTPILAMADKGEEAKKGSILIAAYGKGNYVYTGISFFRELPAGVPGAYKLFANLLSLPKKK; encoded by the coding sequence ATGCGCCAACTATTGGTATCCTGCGTAATTTCTCTATTATGCATTAACTTAGGATTTTCTCAAGCCCCAAAAAAAAATTCATCTACAGAAATTTATCACTCTTTACAAAAGCTAAACTTTTTAGGTTCTGCGTTATACATTGCTGCTCATCCAGATGATGAAAATACCAGATTAATATCATACCTATCTAACAACGTAAAAGCCAAAACAGCATATTTATCTTTAACTCGCGGAGATGGCGGACAAAACTTAATTGGACCAGAAATTAGAGAGCAATTAGGTGTTTTACGTACTCAAGAATTGCTTGGTGCACGTAGTAAAGATGGTGGAGAGCAATTTTTCTCTAGAGCAAATGATTTTGGTTACTCTAAACACCCAGATGAAACTTTAGCCATTTGGAATAAAAAAGAAGTTTTAGGAGATGTTGTACAAATTATTAGGCAATATAAGCCAGATGTTATTATAAACAGATTTAACCACAGAACTCCTGGTACTACACACGGTCACCACACTACTTCTGCAATGCTAAGCGTAGAGGCTTTTGATTTGGTAAATGATGCTAATGCATATCCAGAACAATTAAAACTAACCGAAACTTGGCAACCAAAACGTATGTTTTTTAATACTTCATGGTGGTTTTATGGTAGTGAAGAAGCTTTTAATAAAGCTGACAAAAGTAAATTAATGAAATTAGATGTTGGTGTCTTTTACCCAATACTAGGTGTTTCTAATAATGAAATTGCTGCACTTGCTAGCAGTCAACATTTATGCCAAGGTTTTGGTAGAATATCTACAAGAGGTAGCCAAGATGAGTATATTGAGCTTTTAAAAGGTGATATGCCTAAAGGCGATGATATTTTTGAAGGCATTAATACTACTTGGTCTAGAATAGATGGTGGTGATGCTATTGGAAAAATACTAAACAAGGTTGAAGAAAATTTTAATTTCAAAAATCCGTCTTCACATTTACCAGAGCTTATAGAGGCTTATAAATTACTACAAAAATCTACAGATAAACACTGGAAAAATATTAAATCTAAAGAACTAGAAAATATTATTACTGCTGTAGCTGGTTTGTATTTAGAAGCAAATGCTAATTATACCAATAGTACGCCTTCTGGTAATTTTAAAGTATCTATAGAAGCGTTAAACAGAAGCACTGCAAATATTGTTTTAAAATCTGTAAACGTTGGTACTACTACCCTAACGCCTAATATTTTGTTAGAAAACAACACAAAGGAAAACCTAACTTTAGATGTTGCTGTACCTGAAAACACAAAATACACTAGCCCTTATTGGTTAATGGAAAAAGGTACACTAGGTATGTACACTGTAAAAGATAAAAAACTAATAGGCAAACCAGAGACACCAAGAGCTTTTAATGCAGATTTTGAACTTAGTATTAACAATTACACTTTAACTATTACCAAACCTGTTGTTTATCACTACTCTAAACCAGATAAAGGAGAATTGTACAGACCTTTTGAAGTTTTACCGGAAGCTAGTGTTGGTATAAAAGATAAAGTTATTATTTTTTCTGATGAATCTTCAAAACAAATACCAGTAACAGTTAAGGCTTTAGCAGATGATATTTCTGGTGAAATAGAATTAACTTTTTCTAAAGGATGGAAAGTAGCTAATGCAAAACAAAATTTTAATATTAAAAAACGTGGAGACTCAAAAACAATTATATTTACTGTTACGCCTCCAAATAGCGAATCTGAAGGTTCTATTTTACCAGTTGTAAAAATTAATGGCAAAGAACTTAATAAAGAGCTTGTAGTTATATCTTATGATCATATACCTACACAATCTGTTTTATTACCGTCTGAAGCTAAAGTAGTACGTTTAGACATTAAAAAAACAGGAAAAAACATTGGTTACATTACTGGTGCAGGAGATAAAATCCCTGAGAGTTTAGAGCAAATTGGCTACAATGTTTCTATCATAGACCCTAACAACATCAATACTGCTTCATTAAAAGGTTTTGATGCTATTGTGGTTGGTATTAGAGCTTATAATGTAGTAGACCAATTAAAATTTAAACAACACTTTTTATTAGACTATGTTAAAAACGGAGGTAATTTAGTAATACAATATAATACAGCTGGCCGCAGCAAACTAGGTGTAGATAACATTGCCCCTTACCCATTAGAACTTTCTAGAGACAGAGTTACTAATGAGTTTGCAGAAGTTACCATTTTAGCAAAAGATCATCCTGTGGTAAACACTCCAAACAAAATTACTCCTAACGACTTTAATAATTGGGTACAAGAACGTGGTTTATACTTTCCTAACAAATGGGGTAAAGAGTTTACTCCTATTTTAGCAATGGCAGATAAAGGAGAAGAGGCAAAAAAAGGTAGTATTTTAATTGCTGCTTATGGAAAAGGAAATTACGTATATACAGGAATTAGCTTTTTTAGAGAATTACCTGCTGGTGTACCAGGGGCATATAAATTATTTGCCAATTTATTATCACTTCCTAAAAAAAAATAA